A window of Nicotiana sylvestris chromosome 8, ASM39365v2, whole genome shotgun sequence genomic DNA:
GCCTTACCAgaatcgcttctgagtggtatatggaccaagacatctcCCATTGGCATATATGGAACAACCTGGACCAGGTTTTGTAAGGCAATTTCAATACAATATGGATATAGCACCGGACAAGAATTCTTTGACAACCTTCAAAATGAAAGCCTCGGAATGTTCTAGGAATACACTATCATATGGCGGGAACAAGCGGCTAGGGTAAAACCACCGATGGATGAGGCCGAGATGGTCAATGTTTTCTTACAGGCCCAAGAGGCCGATTATTTACAAAACATGATGTTTGCCATGGGAAAACGGTTCGCGGTGGCCataaaaattggagaaatggtagaaaatGACCTAAAAACAGGCCACATCATAAGTCAATCAGCTTTAAGAGCCACTTCCTAAGCCATCCAGAGCAGCTCGGGAGGTTAAGCGATccagaagaaaaaagaagaaggagccATGATTGCTTCAAGTTTAAGAAACTCTCGTTAATTTCGGGATTATTTTGGTCCACCTCCTAGgaccccacaacattactaccccacCAGGATGCAGCGTATGATATGGCCCCGCATTCTTATACGGTAATGAATGCCCAACCATATGCACAACCACATCAACATTACAACCAAAATAAAGCTCCACCTCTAACTaataaccctcctcaccaagctctgTATAATCCCCTTCCACCACAGAACAATTACCAATATAACACACGCCCCCGTGAACCACCCAGGAAGGCTAacttcacccctattggtgagtCTTACTCCATCATGTTTCCGAAGTTAGTCCAAATGGGTCTATTGCAGCCTGTACCTCCAAACACGCAGAATCTGGAATCTCCATCTTACCGACCGGGTACCAGGTGTGATTATCACTCAAGGGCGGAAGGGCATGCCACTGAATATTGTTGGACCCTTAAGAGAGCAGTCGAGAATCTGATAGAACAAAAACAGGTATCGTTGAGGGACGAGAAATTCCCTAATGTAACTAACAACCCGTTATCGactcacaacaacgggccgatcaTCAAATGAACTGTGAGGACAAAGAATTCAACCCATCTTTGAAAGCTATCATTGCTATTTCCGACTCAGAAAAGAAACCCAAAGTATTGGCAAAACAAGCTAGAGATGAGAAGAAGATAGATTTCACTCCGCAAAATGCAGAAAAGACGATGGAGACAAAGGCAGGGGCAGCACCTACTAAAGATGTTATTCTCTACGTTCCTAGGTCCCCCAGGAAAGAACAACTCATGTTGAGACCTCCCAAAAGACTTGAATAGAGGAAAAACATGCCAAATATTCAAAAAATGTATGTACCAAAAAGGGCTTTCGTGGCACGGAGGCCAACAATTCCTCCTAGGGTGGATGAGCCTTTGATCATTAGCTGTGTACCACAAAATCCCATGAGAGACCCCACTGCCATCCCTTGGAACTACAATAAGACAGTGGtcacatacaaaggaaaggaagttATGGGAGAAGTAAATGAAATGAACCAATCTAGGAAGTATCACAACCCAGAAGAATTGAACAAAACAAAGCAGAAACGATTTCCACTCAAAAAGCCGGTTAATgctgaagaagcagaggaatttttccAGAAGATGAAAACCTCGAAGTATGCTGTAATTGATCAACTTAGAAAGAATCCTTCCCAGGTTTCACTTTTGTCCTTGCTAATAAGCTCAAACAAACATTAGAAAGTGCTTCTAAAGATGTTGAATGAGGCGTACGTTCCGATTGAAAACACAATTGAATAGTTGGAAAGAATGGCAGAGCAATTTTTTGAGGTCAACCGAATCTCCTACAACCAAAATGACTTGCCTCTAGAAGGAGCCacccacaacaaagcccttcacTTGACTGTCAATTGTGAAGGATATTatgtgaaaagggttatgttAGACGGTGGGTTTGGAGTTGACATTTGCCCTCTATCAACATTACAAAGGATAGAAATTAGGATAGAAAGGATAAGAACTAACAATGTTTGTGTGCGTTCTTTCGATGGTGTCAAGCAGGATACAATAGGGAAAATTGACATGGTCCTAACCATTGTCCCTGTAGATTTTGAAGTAACATTCCAAGTTCTGGACATGGGCACTTCCTATAACTCTCTCTTAGgaagaccatggattcatgccgcaGGAGTCGCGCCCTCTACTCTcaatcaaatggtcaaattcAAACATGAACACCAAGAAATAGTTGTCCACAGAGAAGATGAATAGTCAATCTACAAGGACCCATTAGTCCCATTCCTAGAGGCTAGAGAGGGAAGTGAACACATCGTTTACCAAGCCTTTGAAATTGTGGTCACCGACCAGTGCGAAGAATGAACCCCATGTCCTTAACCCTGCTTATCAAACACATCAATGATGGTTGTCAGTGAAATGATCAAACATGGGTACAAGCCTGAGAAAGGGCTCAGGGTATCCTTAAAAGCATCACAGAGCCCTGAGTACTTTTGCATAGGTTTTCAAGCTACCGATGCCGATGTAAAGTGGGCTGATGAACGTAAGACAAATGGGTGGGTCCTGCCTCATCCAGTTCCGCACCTTGCTAGGTCATTTGTTAAGCCAAGGtatatagaagaagaagaagaagaggccgAAGAAATTGAGGACAACTGTGAGGCAATGAGGCAAATACTGTACGATGTTCACATGGTCCAACCGGGCGAAGGCTCAAGCATTGCTTAGGTGCAATACATGGGGACAAATGCTAAACTTCAAAATTGAAAGGCTACTCTATTCCCTATCAGGTGAGAATCCCAGTAGTTCAGTCTTGCTATCTTTTCTGCATTGcgagttattccagggtgtaactcgaatgtttttaGTTTGCTGTGTTTTAAATTCCAATGTAAGCCCTCCTAtatcaaaattcaatgaaatgaaatcaatatttcatcgtctatGAATCTTTTTCCaatattctttctgattttgtttttttcttatctttctctttttagttctaataatgcggacttaaataacatgacatgtttgcagacttcatgcccagatcctaaaacGCTGCCTAACTGTGAAATAATAAACCAAGAACCAGATTATCATGAAGATGacgcttttagggaaataaatcgagaattggaacaatttgagaataagcctaagacAAACCTAAATAAAATCGAGCCAGCTAATTTGGGCAATTCAGAAGAGGTCAGAGAAACTATGAGAAGCATTCACCATTCACACTGAGGAAAAAACTAGAGATGCATTGACTCAACTTTTGTttgatttaaagacgtgtttgcatGTTCTTACAAATATATGCTAGGACTAAGTGTCGATTTAATGGTACATAAGTTGCCAACTTATCCCAGCTGTCCACCCgtccaacaaaagcaaagaaaattcAAAACAGACATCGGcgataagatcaaagaagaggtttcCAAACAATTCAAAGCTGGTGTAATCCGAGTAGtctgatacaccacatggttggccAATGTACTCCCAGTACCCAAGAAGGAAGGGAGGAtccgagtatgtgttgactatagggatttgaacaaagcaagccccaaggacaactttcttTTACCAAACATTCATATTCTtgtcgacaattgtgccaaacatgagatacagtcttttgtggattgttatgttgGGTATCACCAAAtcctgatggatgaagaagatgtagaaaagacagctttcaccataccatggggcacttactgttacagggtcatgccattcggtctaaaaaacgctggggcaacttacatgagagctatgatTGCCATCTTcaatgacatgatgcaccagaaAATTgaagtgtatgtggatgatgtgatcattaaatccAGAATGCAGGAAGACCATGTCCAGGAtctgagaaaattctttgagcgtcTGCGCAAGTATGACTTAAAGTTAAATCCatctaaatgtgcatttggatttccatctgggaaacttttggggtttatagtcagtcggagaggtattgagttagacccaacaaagataaaatctattcgGGATTTACCAcctccgagaaccaagaaagaggtcatGAGTCTGCTGGAAAGATTGAATTACATTAGCAAGTTCATTGCGCAGCTGACTACCATATGTGAGCCCATAATTAAGCTACTAAAGAAAGacgcggcgattaaatggacggatgagtgtcgagaagcttttgataaaatcgAAGAATATTTGTCAAATCCGCCGATGTTGGTTTCGCCTGATCTTGGAAGACATTTGTTCTTGTACTTGatggtcttggagaattcttttggttgtgttctcgggcaacatgatgtgaccggaaagaaagagcaagccatatactacttgagcaagaaatttacTTATTATGAAGCCAAATACATGTTGCTGAAAAGaacttgttgcgccctaacttgggtcgcccAGAAGCTTAGACATTGCCTGTTGGCCTACACCACATATCTCATAACAagaatggatcctctgaagtacatattccaaaaaccaatgcccacgggaaggttagcaaagtggcaaatcctgctcactgaGTTTGACATTGTTTATGTCACCAACGGCGATGAACGCTCAAGACTTGGCGGATCACCTAGCAGAGAACTCgtttgatgatgaataccaaccccTGAGTACTTACATTTCGGACGAGGAAGTAAATTCAATTGAAGTAATtccagaagacaccaatgcttggaaaatgttcttttaTGGAGCTGTAAATGCAAAAGGTATCGGGATtagggcaattttgatttcgcccactggtcagcactatccgacCACAGCCCAACTTTGGTTCTTCTGTACAAAACACATCGctaaatatgaagcctgcattatgggtatgaatatggCAGTCGGCATggatgtggaagaattgttaatcatgggagattctaaCTTGATTATTCGACAAGATctaggtgaatgggaaactcgggacaTCAAGCTAATCCCatacaggcaacatgtggaagatcttagcaaatGGTTTAAGTCTGTTGAGCTCAGGTACATCCCTCAATTCCACAATGCGTTAGCTACCTTGGCGGCAATGTTGCCATAACCAGGTAATGTCTATATTGGCCCGTTGCAAATCCAAATTCGAGAACGACATGGTTATTGCAATGCAGTTGAAATAGAACCAGATGttcaaccatggtatcatgatatcaaaaggtTTTTGAAAATGAAGGAATATCTTGAGCAAgctagtggagaccaaaagagaaccattagaaaaCTCGTCAGCAGTTTCTTCTTGAGTGGAGAGGTCtcgtacaaaagaactccagattaAATATTTTAAGGTGTGTAGATGCCCAAGAGGCTGGAAAGATAATGAACGAAGTGCATTCAGGAGTATGTGGGCCCTACATGAACGGATATGTCCTTGCAAataaaatccttcgagcaggttattattggatgaccatggaaaatgaTGGCTTCAATTTTGTCCGAAAGTGCCATCAGTGTTAGATacacggtgacctgattcatgcaccaccTTCAAAGTTGCATCATATGCCAGCACCTTGGTCATTcgttgcctggggtatggatTTCCAtatcattgggccaattgagccgaAAGTTTtgaatgggcatagattcattctggttGCCATTGATTATTCCACAAAGTGAGTTGAAGCAGTCACTTTCAAAGTCGTCACTAAGAATGTCGTGGTGGACTTCTTGTATTCcaacattatttgtcattttggtattcctaaaactatcattacagacaatgctgCAAATCTGAATAGccatttgatgagggaggtatgtgaacaatttaagattacgcatTGTAATGCTACCCCTTATCGGCCTAAAGCTAATGGCATTGTAAAAGTGgcaaacaagaatatcaagaagatcctcaggaaaatgattcaaagttctagacaatggcataaaaagctgccttttgcattattgggatatcgcacaactTTGCGCACATCAGTTGGGGCCACACCCTATTTATTGGTTTATGGCGCTGAAGCTGTAATACCTGCAGAGTTGAAATTCCCTCTCTTTGAATCATTGTTGAAGCCGAGATTGAGGATGATGAATGGTCCAAGACCAGGTTGGAACAATTAActatgattgatgaaaagcggatgacCGCAGTTTGCCACAaacagttgtatcaacaaagaacgGCTCGTgtctacaacaagaaagtgcgacctaGAAACATTGAAGTGAGGAAACTCGTTCTGAGACATATTCTCCCGCATCATGAGAAAGCAAAAGGAATTTtttctccaaattggaaaggtctGTACATTGTAAGAAAACTATTGCCGAAAGGAGCGTTGTATCTTTGAgacatcgaaggaaatgatcccggaAAAACTGTCAATGcagatgcggtcaaaagatattatgtttgACCTTTTACATAATTTTAATTTTCTCCGATTGGGATGACAAACGCTTTCATTCTCggtacccaaacactatcaaccatTTGCATACCTTTTGAGCTGCTTACTCTTCTTTGATCACCCTCTTTGGAATTTGAAAGtacttaaaaaatgaaaaaaggggaaaaacaaaaacaaaagtttTCTTAAACTAGGTTCGACCTGATTccaaaaggatacataggcagcctctctctggggttcagtcacaccaaaacaaaaattcacATTTCCccaaagttgaaactggggcagaagttacaaTGATCCGGTAATAATTTTTCCTGAAAgtttccaaagttgtaattctgtccaaattctttttacccaaatccttttcaagtccttccgatcaatcaacGAGAATGTTCAAATTGGAGGATACAATCgtttggatctgatacaatcaaaatgagagaaataaaatgagagagtcttattagtgaaaaacctcacgggcaccgtaaggtgatggtaagcagagaaattgaaatgagagagtcttgttagtgacaactcgcaaagagcactacaAGACAATGGTGAGAAGAGAAACGAGCAAGGTCAGCTGGTGAGTACCCGCAAAAGGGCGCCACTGATTGAATAGAGGATCCTCACAACTATTCGACATCAACAGaatcctggcaaggtttcttggTTTGAAAGCATAAGTTGTGATGAACTTCTGAGAGTTGGATAGTTTACACAAATCGGGAATTCAGTCCCAGAGGCATATCATGTTCATTAAAAtccgcatgcactccagataagtccttcgtTACTTTCCCCAAAAGGGATACCTCTCGTCTAAGTTTATTTGTCCATTtcattgtttgtttttcttttaataCCTCTCAGTCTAATTTTGTTCCACACTAAGACAAATAAAGGATGGCAAGATTGGTTTACGGGGTTTTTGCTTGACACAACCCAATATTCAAGAAGGCACCCAGCCTCGGCAGGTGCATCGAGTTGACTTCGACTAGCCATAAT
This region includes:
- the LOC138875387 gene encoding uncharacterized protein, whose translation is MAEQFFEVNRISYNQNDLPLEGATHNKALHLTVNCEGYYVKRVMLDGGFGVDICPLSTLQRIEIRIERIRTNNVCVRSFDGVKQDTIGKIDMVLTIVPVDFEVTFQVLDMGTSYNSLLGRPWIHAAGVAPSTLNQMVKFKHEHQEIVVHREDE